In Camelina sativa cultivar DH55 chromosome 17, Cs, whole genome shotgun sequence, the genomic stretch CCCAAGAAGGAACTTTTCCTTTCAGATATCCAATATTTCTTGATTTAGCACCAACCTAGAAAAAAATGGGGGTGTATTACCCAAATCCGTGAAGTCAGATATATAAAACATGAGAAAAGTTCATACAAAATTAAAGAACTATCTTATTCGATCTTTATTATGAAAACAGAAGTGAAAGAGCTACTAAAAGAGATTAAGACGGGAAAGTATGAATCCAATAACATTACACACTAACCAAGTCACTTGTGAACTCCTCAGATGATATAGCATATCTACCCGCAAACTGTTTCTTGACCAAAGAAATGCTTGGAGGGGCATCTTCTATGTTGTCCGAACTTAGAATCGAAAGCTCACTATCGTTTACCTCtctgaggaaaacaaaaaaataagtaagaaCATTATTTTGCCCAACATTTCCTCTCATGGAATATCTCAGCTCAGTTATCTGGAATATAGCAAACAAGGATGATTACTTATAGACTACATCTGCAGAGGTTGGTTGTAGGCTCAACAGTTTTCCATCCATTCCTTGCAGATCGGAATAGATTCCAGAATCAAAACATGTGGCAAAGCAGATCTGCAAATGAAAATCCAGACAAAGTTAAATGAACAGGTTACATGCATTTAGGAACCATTTGGCAACATGACGAGATATTTTACCTTTCCATTTCTTGCTCGAACAGAAACATGAGATAGTACATCCGGCATGTCAGGTGTCAGAACTGCAACTGCACCATCAGGAATTTCCTCCTCTCCTCTCACTCTGTTTGCAACTATAATTGTAGGTCTGTCGTAGGTTTTATTTTGTACAGTGAGCAATTCATCCACAACAATGACATATCCGACGACCTCAACAGGACTAATGACCTGCCAACTGATcaagagaaaaagaagcaacATTAGATTTTCTGATGTTTAACTACCGGACGACAATATATACAACTTGCTAGTTGCTACAGAAGCACAGTCACAGACCTTCCCAAGTTTGCAGTCTGCCTAAGAACTGGGTCAAGTCGGTTAACAAGTGACGACAATGCTGCTGCAGATCCAGCTCGAATGATCTCTTCAGTAAATATGGTAACCTGGTAAAGTGgttaaaataatatctaaaccTCTCTCTTGTATTGGGAAAATAATAAGATACGGAAGAAATAGGACGACAGGTTCAGAGAAGTGTAACTTACAGCCCATTGCTCGACGCCGAGACAAGATCCAAGATATTCAGCCGATGGTTGCAAAATTTCAAGGTACCTCTCAGCTTTGCTTGCCAGTGCTAGTCTGCTTCTGTCGAGAACAGATTTTGCATACAGAGCCCAATGATCTTTTTTGCTCTTGCACATGTCGAGGGCAAATTGCCATCCCTGCAAAGCAGAAGATTAGAATCATGCATATTGTCTAAATTCTTCACGTATTACGCCATTGACCTGTAGCCATAGGACGACGTAGAGAGTTCTAAACTATGTTTAGAACTTAGCTATGTGAGTAAACACAATTAAAGAATCCAAGATGCTAAATGTTGATGAAACCAGTCTACGGATAATGTTACATAATATACATGGAAAATTGGCTGTTTATTCAATTCACCTTCAAGCAGTAGATAAGGTCTTCATTGTCATCTGAAGAAAGGGCAAGATTTTCAAGAACTAGGCTGATGAAGTACATGATTTTCTGCGATAAGAAAGCATTAAATAAGACAAAGAAATTATCTGgaagaaaagatgaaaaaaaggCCAATCTGGAACTGTTGACACTGATGCTCACAAACAAACTATCATGACGATGAATGAAGACTAACCTCAGGTCCAGCATCATTCAATTGTTCATATCCTCTTTCAATAGCTGTTCTGACAGTAGAATCAAGAGCCAGGTCCAAGAATAACAGATCCTTGAGGCGGTCATGGGACTTCATCAGAAGCGGCCTTATCTCTTGGCGAGCTTCAAGCAAACCCTACACCAAATATTCATTCTCATGGTAAGTGTAAGAATCAAAGTAGTcaaattaatagtataaataaaatcGGCCTAGTAATTATGGAAAACATTACACCTCAAGAAGTGGCTCTACATTCTTTTCTTCAACATGTTCTAGAACGAAACGAAGCAAGTCCTGTTGAGGGAAGTACCAACACAGTGTAAGTTGTACTGATTTGACAGGTGTATTAAATTCTTGAAATGAGTAAGGAAGATGCGAGGAAAGTTACTGGATATCCAGAAGGCAGTCCTGATACAGGATTTATTTGCACCCCAACCATGAAACCTTCACCCTGAAGGACAACACAAATGATCAGTTGTCAATTCCAAGAAGAATCATTAACTGTAACTTTTCAGTATAGTGGCATTACATCATCTTGGTAGCCCATGCAATTTTGTATAGCCGACTCAAGATCAGCCCCTGAATGAACAGcctagaaaaacaaagaagaccacaaattatatgatttctcttagtaagaaaaggaaaaggaggaAATCAGACCAAGTTTGCTGAAGAATTCTATATTCGAAAAAGCAACTAACATAAACATGGGGAAGTAACCTTTAAAGTCCTCATATAGTGTCCAAGATCACGCAAAAGACCATccttttgttctcttttaaaACTTGGTTCGGAATGTATGGCACGATCATAACTTAAGAGTCGCTCTTTGGTTATGCCATTATCGTTCAAGGTCTTCCAGTAAACACTCATGTCAAAGTCACTTTTGACATAATCCATCAATGCCTACAGCAAGAAAAGTGTCAAAGGAAAGATTATAAAGTTGGAACCGGAAGGGCACTAGCTCCAATACCTGACAGATGACAACATCATCTGGACTAGTGTTATTATGCAACTTCTGATGCCACTCCTCCATAATTCCACCCTTGCAGTCATTTTTCCTCTGCAAGCAGAAATTTCACTCATAATGCTTCATATGAATATAGAAGTTGCAGCCTAATGAGTAATGAGGGCATCCAATCATCTTAATAAGCCAGATAGACATGCTCAACACGGCCACAACTCtgttttattaaagaaaagtgTAGGACAGCAGGGAAAATATGGAATCCACTCccagaaaattaaagaaatagaTTTCCAACCCTGGAATTTTGGGGATTTATTTTTGTAGAGCTTTTCTACTCAGTTCCTTCAATGTTCACTCGGAAGTAAAATCTTCTTTTAAAGACAATAAGATATCTAAAGACCAACCTGGATGACTAGAATTTCGTCTCGGATTCGCTGCCCGACATCTCCTTCACCCCCTCGACCAACAGTAGACATTATCATCCTCAAAAGTTCTCTGTACTCTGGCGAACTTGCATAAAGATCCTGGAGAACGTCCGTAAGCCTATCTTGCGCTTTGCTTATCTCCCTGAAATAAAGTGGTGCGTTGTGTAAAATAATGAGGCGATGTTGTATGTTCAATTAAATGAAGGTACCATTTTTAGATGTCAGAACAACTTAGAAGGCTCCCATAAGGTTTGCTAATATTTCCCTTGGGGCTGAATAAGAGAGGTGGACAGAGTCTAAACTTTCAATAAATATCACACTGTTTGAACTGTACCGTGGCTTAACATTATAGTTTTTGTTCCACACAAGCTGTCTTGTAGCCATAAACCTCATCCAGACTAGGATCCCTGCGAAGCCTAGTTGACCAGCATTTTTTGCGTCGTCCACAAGATCTGCTGCAATGTTgaatctagaaagaaaaaaaaagcaagattTAACCCTTCAGAAAAATTAGAGTGTTTACTGGAAGTCGCAAATCACTTCATGCATAAAAGAAATGTATCACTgagaataatataaatttgataaagaCTAACGAAACATGTAAGGTTGGGTCTTCAGCTTGATAGTAATTTCAAGTAGCAAATGTTTTGAAAAGGGAATGCCACTTAAACTTCTCAAAGTCTGAAAAATGAAATAAGAACCAGGATGCTTGATCATAAAACTGACCGATGCATGAAAGACTTCTGTGCCTCACTCTCCAAATCTGCAATTTTATCCAGTAAATTCTTGGCTGTACCTTTTCCATCACCATAATCCTATAAAATGgaacaattaaaatttaagcATTTATGGGACAATAGGATGCAATTGAAAGTGGTTTATAGAAGACCAAGAAGGAAGAGGAACCTTCtgaatatgtttttcttctttagaaAAGTCCACATAAAAGTCACTGTCATTATTTTTAATCCACCTTTCACCAGCATTGAGTACAAACGGCATGCCCTTGTAGCTGTCGCCTTCTATTTCCAGCTCAAAAGTTTGAACCTACATTTTTGGTCAACATGAGGCCTTTTACCTACCATCTCTGGATCCAAATGCTAGTACAGTATATAAATAGATTTGGTCAGTCATACCGGACTAGGAAGATCTGCTGATGTCATGGTCAGTTTAGTATCAACAGCACCACGTACTGGCAAAGAGTTTGGTGGCAGTATATCTGAAGGTGGGTCCTGCAGTGTCAATATCTCATAAA encodes the following:
- the LOC104755311 gene encoding alpha-glucan water dikinase 1, chloroplastic, giving the protein MSNSVVHNLLNRGLIRPVTFDHQTKLNSSSSSSCVPALSVHSDKIGRSKLYGKGLKKTGRTLITETGRPVSFVPRAVLAMDPASQATDKFNLDGNIDLLVEVTSATVREVNIQIAHTSDSLLLHWGAIRDNNEKWVLPSRSPDRTINYKNRALRTPFVKSGDNSYLKLEIDDRAIHAIEFLIFDESRNKWYKNNGQNFRINLPTERNVENNVSVPEDLVQIQAYLRWERKGKQMYNPEKEKEEYEAARMELHEEMMRGASVEDLRAKLLKKDNTNESPKSNDTSSSGRETQKKVSKQPERKKNYRTEKIQRKGRDLNKLIYKHVADFVEPKSNSSNEPRSLTTLEIYAKAKEEQETTPVFSKKTFKLEGSAILVLVTKLSGKTKIHLATDFKEPVTLHWALSQNGGEWLDPPSDILPPNSLPVRGAVDTKLTMTSADLPSPVQTFELEIEGDSYKGMPFVLNAGERWIKNNDSDFYVDFSKEEKHIQKDYGDGKGTAKNLLDKIADLESEAQKSFMHRFNIAADLVDDAKNAGQLGFAGILVWMRFMATRQLVWNKNYNVKPREISKAQDRLTDVLQDLYASSPEYRELLRMIMSTVGRGGEGDVGQRIRDEILVIQRKNDCKGGIMEEWHQKLHNNTSPDDVVICQALMDYVKSDFDMSVYWKTLNDNGITKERLLSYDRAIHSEPSFKREQKDGLLRDLGHYMRTLKAVHSGADLESAIQNCMGYQDDGEGFMVGVQINPVSGLPSGYPDLLRFVLEHVEEKNVEPLLEGLLEARQEIRPLLMKSHDRLKDLLFLDLALDSTVRTAIERGYEQLNDAGPEKIMYFISLVLENLALSSDDNEDLIYCLKGWQFALDMCKSKKDHWALYAKSVLDRSRLALASKAERYLEILQPSAEYLGSCLGVEQWAVTIFTEEIIRAGSAAALSSLVNRLDPVLRQTANLGSWQVISPVEVVGYVIVVDELLTVQNKTYDRPTIIVANRVRGEEEIPDGAVAVLTPDMPDVLSHVSVRARNGKICFATCFDSGIYSDLQGMDGKLLSLQPTSADVVYKEVNDSELSILSSDNIEDAPPSISLVKKQFAGRYAISSEEFTSDLVGAKSRNIGYLKGKVPSWVGIPTSVALPFGVFEKVISEKANQTVNEKLLVLKKTLDGGDQGALKEIRETLLGLVAPAELVEELKSTMKSSDMPWPGDEGEQRWEQAWEAIKKVWASKWNERAYFSTRKVKLDHDYLCMAVLVQEVINADYAFVIHTTNPSSGDSSEIYAEVVKGLGETLVGAYPGRSLSFICKKDNLDSPLVLGYPSKPIGLFIRRSIIFRSDSNGEDLEGYAGAGLYDSVPMDEEDKVVLDYTTDPLITDESFQKKILSDIARAGDAIEKLYGTAQDIEGVIRDGKLYVVQTRPQV